From Pulveribacter suum, a single genomic window includes:
- the cadR gene encoding Cd(II)/Pb(II)-responsive transcriptional regulator, with the protein MKIGELAKSTGTSIESIRFYEREALLPAPQRSENNYRVYAEEHVERLTFIRHCRSLDMALGEIRSLLRFKETPQENCEGVNELLDEHIGHVAERIRELRQLEKQLKVLRAQCAESSAAGCCGILNELSTEMPVFPKHAVRKHVHGTH; encoded by the coding sequence ATGAAGATCGGCGAGTTGGCCAAGTCCACAGGGACAAGCATTGAGAGCATCCGTTTCTACGAGCGGGAAGCGCTGTTGCCAGCGCCGCAGCGGTCTGAAAACAACTACCGGGTCTATGCAGAAGAGCACGTTGAACGGCTCACCTTCATCCGGCATTGCCGATCGCTCGATATGGCCCTGGGCGAGATTCGTTCCCTACTGCGCTTCAAAGAAACGCCACAGGAAAACTGTGAGGGGGTCAACGAACTCTTAGATGAGCACATTGGGCACGTCGCCGAACGCATCCGGGAACTGAGACAGCTTGAGAAGCAACTCAAGGTGCTCCGCGCACAGTGCGCCGAATCGAGCGCTGCAGGTTGCTGCGGAATCTTGAACGAACTTTCGACCGAGATGCCTGTGTTCCCCAAGCATGCCGTGCGCAAACATGTCCACGGTACGCATTGA
- a CDS encoding cation transporter, with the protein MGENCADDEAQHLDASQAQDRSILLLVLLINLGQCVAGVGVGVWASSTALIGAALDNLADASVYGVSLYAVGRASAIKVRAARLSGWLLIGLAVMLLIEVLRRFFGGEPPVGPAMMAMAFVNAALNIVCLRLLKRHRGEDVNFKASAIFTSNDSIVNLGIVLSGALVMWWGSNLPDLILGLVVSAIAANGGREILSEAAEAAEKSPSDAT; encoded by the coding sequence ATGGGAGAGAACTGCGCCGACGACGAAGCACAACATCTCGACGCTAGCCAAGCCCAGGACCGCAGCATCTTGTTGCTGGTCCTGCTGATTAATCTGGGGCAATGCGTGGCCGGGGTTGGCGTTGGCGTGTGGGCTTCTTCTACCGCACTGATCGGCGCCGCCCTGGACAACCTGGCCGACGCGTCGGTGTATGGCGTGAGCCTTTATGCAGTTGGTCGCGCGTCGGCGATCAAAGTCCGCGCCGCGAGGCTGTCAGGCTGGCTGTTGATCGGCTTGGCCGTGATGCTGCTGATTGAAGTGCTGCGCCGGTTTTTTGGCGGCGAACCGCCCGTAGGGCCAGCCATGATGGCTATGGCTTTCGTCAATGCAGCGTTGAACATCGTCTGCCTGCGCCTGCTGAAGCGTCACCGTGGGGAGGACGTCAACTTCAAGGCGTCGGCCATCTTCACCAGCAACGACTCGATCGTGAACCTCGGCATCGTGCTGTCCGGGGCCTTGGTGATGTGGTGGGGCTCGAACCTGCCGGACTTGATTCTTGGCCTCGTGGTGTCGGCGATCGCAGCCAACGGTGGCAGGGAGATCCTCTCCGAAGCGGCCGAGGCCGCCGAAAAGTCTCCGTCCGATGCCACTTGA
- a CDS encoding heavy metal translocating P-type ATPase yields MKIDLNSEAADEAVRSSNGNTTVFDIPNMDCRNEEAAIRARLAALSVVRSLSFDLPQRRLTVVHTSETPQHLLQALGEIGMKASVAPEPAGAPEDRCASTCLSGCSSKSAPKTDVFTIPNMDCRNEEAAIRTRLQPLPDVMSLEFDLKARRLAVVHSLPSADALLEQLQAIGMQAHLGDLPREASPRRETAGCSPCGKPAASPAPPATGNATQFLITNMDCPTEEALIRKRLGNVAGIDRLDFDLMNRRLAVLHRLAGPAPVLAALRDIGMNATVEREAGPSPNGLATYLIEKMDCPTEEALLRKALEGMPGVDGLQFDLMSRKLTVSHSLQDLASVTAAIERVGMSPVLQDSSQPAPAVTREFGSGISKSQWLRMAAAGALAIGAEVMAFSGWGESSVPVVAASLVAIALGGIETLKKGWIALRTMSLNMNLLMTIAVIGAALIGQWPEAAVVIWLFGIAEMIEALSLDRARNAIRKLMDLAPETALVKQPDGRWEEVKAETVVLGAQIRVRPGERIALDGVVVSGASAVNQAPITGESMPVEKNPGDTVFAGTINDRGTLEFEVRSRKGETTLDRIARSVQEAQGQRAPTQRFVDRFASVYTPAVFALALAIAVIPPLFFGGAWFDWAYKALVMLVIACPCALVISTPVTVVSGLATAARRGILVKGGLYLEQGRLLRAVALDKTGTLTHGRPALTDTVPLTSLSQSDVLRLAASLDALSEHPVATAIVNGYGDNPLATVQGFEALAGRGVKGDIDGHTYYIGNQRLATELGVMTDRASALLDQLEAQAKTAVVLATADQALAVLAVADTVRESSKQAIAELKRLGVEPVMLTGDNRKTAQAVAAQVGITDARGELLPQDKLEAITKLAEQGPVGMVGDGVNDAPALAKSDIGFAMGAAGTDTAIETADVALMQDDLRKLPEFIALSRRVAGVLKANIAFAIGTKAVFMVLAFTGHASLWLAILADMGASLAVVFNGLRLLRDKPAEAQDAR; encoded by the coding sequence ATGAAGATCGACCTCAATTCCGAAGCCGCCGACGAAGCCGTGCGCAGTTCCAACGGCAACACCACAGTATTCGACATCCCCAATATGGACTGCCGCAACGAAGAGGCTGCCATCCGCGCGCGGTTGGCGGCGCTTTCAGTGGTCCGGTCCCTGTCATTCGATCTCCCACAGCGCCGTCTGACCGTGGTGCACACATCGGAGACGCCACAACACCTGCTGCAGGCATTGGGCGAGATCGGCATGAAAGCCTCGGTAGCACCCGAACCCGCTGGAGCACCTGAAGATCGCTGCGCATCGACCTGTTTGTCGGGTTGCAGCAGCAAGAGTGCACCAAAGACCGACGTGTTCACGATCCCGAACATGGATTGCCGCAACGAAGAAGCGGCGATTCGAACCCGCCTGCAACCGCTCCCCGACGTCATGTCGCTCGAGTTCGACCTGAAAGCACGCCGGTTGGCTGTCGTCCACAGTCTGCCCTCCGCGGATGCGCTGCTGGAGCAGCTTCAGGCGATCGGGATGCAGGCCCACCTCGGCGATCTGCCACGAGAGGCATCGCCGAGACGCGAGACGGCCGGTTGCAGCCCATGCGGCAAGCCCGCAGCTTCGCCTGCGCCGCCCGCCACTGGCAATGCCACGCAGTTCTTGATCACCAACATGGACTGCCCTACCGAGGAAGCGCTGATTCGCAAGCGCCTGGGCAACGTGGCCGGGATCGACAGGCTTGACTTCGATCTGATGAACCGGCGCCTGGCAGTTCTGCACCGCCTGGCAGGCCCTGCGCCGGTGCTTGCCGCGCTGCGCGATATCGGCATGAACGCCACAGTGGAGCGTGAAGCAGGCCCGAGCCCGAACGGACTGGCCACTTACCTCATCGAGAAGATGGACTGTCCGACCGAGGAGGCACTGCTGCGCAAGGCGCTGGAGGGCATGCCAGGCGTGGACGGGCTGCAGTTCGACCTGATGAGCAGAAAACTGACCGTGAGCCATTCGCTGCAGGACTTGGCATCGGTCACTGCGGCCATCGAGCGGGTGGGGATGTCACCGGTTCTGCAGGACAGCAGCCAGCCAGCCCCGGCAGTGACCCGAGAGTTCGGTAGCGGGATCTCTAAGAGCCAATGGTTGCGCATGGCGGCTGCTGGAGCGCTTGCGATTGGTGCGGAAGTGATGGCTTTCTCAGGCTGGGGCGAATCATCGGTACCCGTTGTGGCCGCTTCGTTGGTCGCCATCGCGCTGGGCGGCATCGAGACCCTCAAGAAGGGCTGGATCGCGCTGCGCACGATGTCGTTGAACATGAACTTGCTGATGACCATCGCCGTCATCGGCGCCGCACTCATCGGCCAGTGGCCCGAGGCGGCGGTCGTGATTTGGCTGTTCGGCATCGCGGAAATGATCGAGGCGCTGAGTTTGGATCGGGCGCGCAACGCCATCCGCAAACTGATGGACCTGGCGCCGGAGACGGCGTTGGTCAAACAGCCCGATGGGCGCTGGGAGGAAGTCAAGGCCGAAACAGTCGTGCTCGGCGCTCAGATTCGCGTCCGACCCGGCGAGCGGATCGCGCTGGATGGCGTCGTGGTCTCGGGTGCATCGGCAGTTAACCAGGCGCCTATCACCGGCGAGAGCATGCCGGTGGAAAAAAACCCGGGCGATACGGTGTTTGCCGGAACGATCAACGACCGTGGCACCTTGGAGTTCGAGGTCCGCTCGCGCAAGGGCGAAACCACCCTCGACCGAATTGCCCGTTCGGTGCAGGAAGCGCAAGGCCAGCGTGCGCCCACACAGCGCTTTGTCGACCGCTTTGCCAGCGTCTACACCCCGGCCGTGTTCGCGCTGGCCCTCGCCATTGCTGTGATCCCGCCGCTCTTCTTTGGCGGTGCATGGTTCGACTGGGCCTACAAGGCGCTCGTCATGCTGGTCATCGCCTGTCCCTGTGCCCTGGTGATCTCGACCCCTGTCACCGTCGTCAGCGGCTTGGCGACCGCCGCCCGCCGCGGCATCCTGGTCAAAGGTGGGCTGTACCTCGAACAGGGCCGGTTGCTGCGTGCAGTGGCACTCGACAAGACCGGCACACTGACCCATGGCCGTCCCGCATTGACCGACACGGTTCCTCTCACCTCACTGTCGCAATCGGATGTATTGCGGCTCGCTGCGAGCCTCGATGCCTTGTCTGAACACCCTGTGGCCACGGCCATCGTCAATGGCTACGGCGACAACCCGCTCGCAACCGTGCAAGGCTTTGAGGCCTTGGCTGGACGCGGCGTCAAGGGCGACATCGATGGCCACACCTACTACATCGGCAACCAGCGCTTGGCCACCGAACTGGGTGTGATGACGGACCGTGCAAGTGCGCTGCTCGACCAGCTCGAAGCCCAGGCGAAGACGGCGGTCGTGCTGGCCACGGCCGACCAGGCGCTGGCCGTTCTCGCCGTGGCTGACACCGTGCGAGAGAGCAGCAAGCAGGCGATCGCCGAATTGAAGCGACTCGGCGTCGAGCCAGTGATGCTTACCGGCGACAACCGCAAGACGGCGCAAGCTGTTGCTGCACAGGTTGGCATCACCGACGCTCGCGGCGAGCTGCTGCCTCAAGACAAGCTAGAGGCGATCACAAAGCTCGCAGAGCAAGGGCCGGTGGGCATGGTCGGTGACGGCGTCAATGACGCGCCGGCGCTTGCGAAGTCGGACATCGGCTTTGCCATGGGGGCGGCCGGTACCGACACAGCCATCGAGACCGCCGACGTGGCGTTGATGCAGGACGACCTGCGCAAACTCCCTGAGTTCATTGCGCTGTCGCGCCGGGTCGCTGGCGTGTTGAAGGCGAACATCGCTTTCGCGATCGGAACGAAGGCAGTCTTCATGGTGCTGGCCTTCACGGGCCATGCCAGCCTGTGGCTGGCGATCCTCGCCGACATGGGTGCGAGCTTGGCGGTGGTGTTCAACGGGTTGCGGCTGTTGAGGGACAAGCCGGCGGAGGCGCAGGATGCGCGTTGA
- the lspA gene encoding signal peptidase II, whose protein sequence is MRVDRSSWGALGLAAFVMLADVLTKQAIVAWVAYGAQHPWLPILNIVHLLNPGAAFSFLSQAGGWQRWFFLAIALIASLFLLVMILRPQTRPLERAAFGLILGGALGNAIDRVLRGAVVDWIDMHWGGYHWPAFNAADVGISAGVAVLVLDAWRSSRQRTIADRA, encoded by the coding sequence ATGCGCGTTGATCGCAGTTCGTGGGGCGCGCTCGGCTTGGCCGCGTTCGTGATGCTTGCGGACGTTCTGACCAAGCAGGCTATCGTCGCGTGGGTCGCGTACGGTGCGCAGCACCCATGGCTGCCCATCCTCAACATTGTCCATCTGCTGAATCCAGGTGCCGCATTCAGCTTCCTGAGCCAGGCCGGCGGGTGGCAGCGCTGGTTCTTCCTCGCCATCGCACTCATCGCCTCGTTGTTCCTTCTCGTGATGATCTTGCGGCCGCAGACGCGGCCGCTGGAGCGCGCGGCTTTCGGCCTGATCCTCGGCGGAGCCCTGGGCAACGCGATCGACCGCGTGCTGCGCGGTGCAGTGGTGGATTGGATCGATATGCACTGGGGCGGGTACCACTGGCCGGCTTTCAATGCCGCCGACGTGGGCATCAGTGCGGGAGTGGCGGTGCTCGTGCTCGATGCCTGGCGCTCGTCGAGACAAAGGACGATTGCCGACCGTGCTTGA
- a CDS encoding TolC family protein yields the protein MFTHYPRAALLAVAMLPALAAAAPLTLDQALDLAVQRSEAAHAARAGVASATETARAAGQLPDPMLRVGVENLPITGGDRFSTTRESMTMKRIGIAQEWVSADKRAARQATADAMVNRESVSVQATAAQVRTQTALAYLDVYFAGEALKLATQTEHHVHEELEAAKGRLWSAATNSQEVLALTSARGVAEDDSADVLQQERGARVALERWVGVPADDLAAPVGLPNVGEESYVANHPAVLAAQRDIEVARQEAAVAAANRKPNWSWEVSYGQRTGYSDMVSVGVSIPLPVAPAQRQDRDTAAKLALVDKAEANLAEASRAATAEFRTLASDAQRLTDRVERYQAAVVAPARQRTVVTLAGYRSNQVSLVTLFEARRAEVETQRKLLSLKRDLAKVQAQLAFKPLLAGGAP from the coding sequence ATGTTCACCCACTATCCGCGTGCGGCCCTTTTGGCCGTCGCCATGCTGCCGGCCCTGGCGGCTGCTGCACCGCTCACGCTCGACCAGGCACTCGACCTCGCCGTGCAGCGCTCCGAAGCTGCGCATGCCGCACGTGCCGGCGTCGCCAGCGCGACCGAAACCGCACGCGCAGCGGGCCAGTTGCCCGATCCAATGCTGCGTGTGGGCGTCGAAAACCTGCCCATCACCGGCGGGGACCGTTTCAGCACGACCCGCGAATCGATGACGATGAAACGCATCGGCATCGCCCAGGAATGGGTATCGGCCGACAAGCGCGCAGCGCGCCAGGCCACCGCAGACGCGATGGTCAACCGGGAGAGCGTCTCGGTCCAGGCAACGGCTGCGCAGGTGCGCACGCAAACGGCGCTGGCTTACCTGGACGTGTATTTCGCAGGCGAGGCACTCAAGCTGGCAACCCAGACCGAGCACCATGTGCACGAAGAGCTGGAAGCGGCCAAGGGCCGGCTGTGGTCGGCCGCCACCAACAGCCAGGAAGTGCTGGCGCTGACCAGTGCCCGCGGCGTCGCAGAGGACGATTCAGCCGATGTGTTGCAGCAGGAGCGCGGCGCGCGCGTGGCGCTGGAGCGTTGGGTCGGCGTCCCCGCAGATGATCTCGCGGCGCCGGTTGGCCTGCCGAACGTGGGTGAGGAGTCCTACGTCGCCAACCATCCCGCAGTCCTGGCCGCGCAGCGCGACATCGAGGTCGCAAGGCAGGAGGCCGCCGTTGCCGCCGCCAACCGCAAGCCGAACTGGTCGTGGGAAGTATCCTATGGCCAGCGCACCGGCTACTCGGACATGGTGTCGGTTGGCGTGAGCATTCCCTTGCCGGTTGCGCCGGCCCAACGACAGGACCGCGACACGGCGGCCAAGTTGGCGCTGGTCGACAAGGCCGAAGCCAATCTGGCGGAGGCCTCGCGCGCGGCGACGGCGGAGTTTCGCACGCTGGCCAGCGACGCCCAACGGCTAACCGATCGCGTCGAGCGGTATCAGGCAGCCGTTGTGGCTCCCGCCCGGCAGCGCACTGTTGTCACCTTGGCCGGCTACCGCTCGAACCAGGTCAGCCTGGTGACGCTGTTCGAGGCGCGTCGTGCGGAGGTCGAAACGCAAAGGAAGCTGCTTTCGCTGAAGCGAGACCTGGCGAAGGTGCAGGCCCAACTGGCCTTCAAGCCTCTCCTGGCGGGAGGTGCCCCATGA
- a CDS encoding efflux RND transporter periplasmic adaptor subunit produces the protein MKRALPIALSLLGAAVLAVGSFYAGRQTGTATEAPMAATPGVAASGTAERKVLYWHDPMVPGQRFDKPGKSPFMDMQLVPVYADEASDSGVKISPTVQQNLGIRTTVVSRVDVSSSFDAVGTVQFDERLSVAVQTRVAGYVERLAVRAPMERVRKGQPLATLFAPDWLGAQNELLALQRAGASEDLVAAARERMRALSIPEALIHQSEAAGTAQARFTLSAPVSGVIAELGVREGVAVSPGMTLFRIAGLEKVWAVAEVPEAQAVRLTRGQKVRAVLQADASQAFGGELKEILPQVSASTRTLQARFEVDNAGGRLMPGMLLRLQVTGPSASRLVVPAEAVIRTGTRTVAIVRKDNGAFEPRDIQLGADLGDTVEVVTGLADGDRVVASGQFLIDSEARLRSVLGAMTAVTAVPAGPPSAPAPMPANVHTGDGKVESIDADGITISHGPIASLKWPAMTMGFSKPTGKAFADIKPGDMVRFEFRQGGSMDYELVSVQRLGAAK, from the coding sequence ATGAAGCGCGCTCTGCCAATTGCCCTCTCGCTCCTCGGTGCCGCCGTGCTGGCCGTTGGCAGCTTCTACGCCGGACGCCAGACCGGCACCGCCACCGAGGCACCGATGGCGGCCACGCCGGGGGTGGCGGCATCAGGTACCGCAGAGCGCAAGGTGCTGTACTGGCACGACCCGATGGTGCCGGGCCAGCGCTTCGACAAGCCCGGCAAATCGCCGTTCATGGACATGCAGCTCGTTCCCGTCTATGCCGACGAAGCGAGCGACTCGGGCGTGAAGATCAGCCCGACGGTGCAGCAGAACCTGGGCATCCGTACCACGGTGGTCAGCCGGGTGGACGTGTCGTCGTCCTTCGACGCGGTCGGCACCGTGCAATTCGATGAGCGCCTCAGTGTCGCGGTCCAGACCCGTGTGGCCGGCTACGTCGAGCGCCTGGCCGTGCGCGCGCCCATGGAGCGGGTCCGCAAAGGCCAGCCGCTCGCAACCCTGTTCGCGCCGGACTGGCTGGGAGCGCAGAATGAACTGCTTGCGCTCCAGCGTGCGGGCGCATCGGAAGACCTGGTGGCGGCCGCACGTGAGCGCATGCGCGCCTTGTCCATCCCTGAGGCCCTCATCCACCAGAGCGAAGCAGCCGGCACGGCGCAGGCGCGTTTCACGCTCAGTGCGCCGGTCAGCGGCGTGATCGCGGAACTCGGTGTGCGCGAGGGCGTGGCGGTCTCTCCGGGCATGACGTTGTTTCGCATCGCGGGCCTGGAGAAGGTATGGGCGGTGGCGGAGGTGCCCGAGGCGCAAGCGGTACGCCTGACGCGCGGCCAGAAGGTCCGGGCCGTCCTCCAAGCCGATGCCAGCCAAGCCTTTGGCGGCGAGCTCAAAGAGATCCTGCCGCAGGTCAGCGCGAGCACCCGGACACTGCAGGCGCGCTTTGAAGTCGACAACGCGGGGGGCAGGCTGATGCCCGGGATGCTGCTGCGCCTGCAGGTCACCGGGCCTTCGGCTTCTCGCCTGGTCGTACCCGCCGAAGCGGTGATCCGCACCGGCACACGCACCGTCGCCATCGTTCGCAAGGACAACGGCGCGTTCGAGCCTCGCGACATCCAGTTGGGCGCTGACCTCGGCGACACCGTCGAGGTGGTTACCGGGCTCGCCGATGGCGACCGGGTCGTTGCCAGTGGCCAGTTCCTCATCGATTCCGAGGCGCGGCTGCGCTCCGTGCTGGGCGCGATGACCGCAGTCACCGCGGTACCTGCAGGCCCCCCCTCCGCGCCGGCACCGATGCCGGCGAACGTGCACACCGGCGACGGCAAGGTCGAAAGCATCGACGCGGACGGCATCACCATCTCCCACGGCCCTATTGCTTCGTTGAAGTGGCCCGCAATGACCATGGGCTTCAGCAAGCCCACCGGCAAGGCCTTTGCCGACATCAAGCCGGGTGACATGGTTCGCTTCGAGTTCAGGCAAGGCGGCTCGATGGACTATGAGCTGGTGTCCGTGCAGCGCCTTGGAGCTGCCAAGTGA
- a CDS encoding efflux RND transporter permease subunit, which yields MIAALIRWSIGNRFLVLIATAFLVAAGIWSVRHTPVDALPDLSDTQVIVRTTYPGKPPQVVEDLVTYPLTTTMLSVPGAKTVRGYSFFGDSFVYVLFDDKTDPYWARSRVVEYLSQVQSRLPTGATAALGPDATGVGWVYEYALVDRTGKNDLGQLRALNDWFLKFELKTVPDVAEVASIGGMVRQYQVVLDPDRMRALGVTQGAVIDALGKANQAAGGSVVELAEAEYMVRSRGFLKSLDDFRTIALPVSGTTPVLLRDVATVQIGPEMRRGIAELDGEGEVVGGVVVMRSGKNARTTIEAVKAKLAALKPSLPQGVEVVETYDRSKLIDRAVLNLRDKLAEEFIVVALVCAVFLFHLRSALVAVVTLPVGVLTAFIVMHWQGVSANILSLSGVAIALGAMVDASVVLVEAAHKHLEHFEDQHQRQPTVSERWALIAQASVEVGPALFFSLLVITLSFLPVFTLEAQEGRLFAPLAFTKTYAMAAAAGLSVTLVPVLMGYLVRGRIPRETANPLNRFLIAVYRPALELVLRFPKLTLAIAALVLAITAVPVMRLGGEFMPALDEGDLLYMPSALPGLSISKASELLQQTDRLIKTVPEVERVFGKAGRADTATDPAPLEMFETTIQFKPRDQWRAGMTPDKLVEELDRVVKVPGLSNVWVPPIRNRIDMLATGIKSPVGIKVAGADLATIDRLTAQVEAAVRSVPGVSSALAERLTGGRYIDVDVDRPAAARHGLSVADVQSIVSTAIGGDNVGEVIQGRERYPINVRYPREIRDSLQRLRELPFVTERGATVLLQDVARISIEEGPPMLRSENARLSGWVYVDVRGRDLRSVVTDMQAAVTKQVALPAGYAVSWSGQFEYLERATERLKVVVPVTVAVIFVLLYLLFRSFSDAAIVMAAVPFSLVGGFWLVWALGHSISVATAVGFIALAGLAAEFGVVMLVYLKNAHARRLAEGQPDSDETLLAAIREGAVHRVRPKAMTVAVVMAGLVPILLGTGTGSEIMTRIAAPMVGGMVTAPLLSMLVIPAVWYLVHRKRDARYHRSSAGNPATTASTP from the coding sequence GTGATCGCTGCCCTCATCCGCTGGTCGATCGGCAACCGGTTCCTCGTGCTCATCGCCACGGCGTTCCTCGTGGCTGCGGGGATCTGGTCGGTCAGGCACACGCCTGTCGACGCGTTGCCGGACCTGTCGGACACCCAGGTCATCGTGCGCACGACGTATCCCGGCAAGCCGCCCCAGGTGGTCGAGGACCTGGTCACCTATCCGCTCACCACCACCATGCTCAGCGTGCCCGGGGCGAAGACGGTTCGTGGCTACTCGTTCTTCGGTGACTCCTTCGTCTACGTTCTGTTCGACGACAAGACCGACCCGTACTGGGCCAGGTCGCGTGTCGTGGAATACCTGAGCCAGGTGCAAAGCAGGTTGCCCACCGGGGCAACGGCCGCGCTCGGCCCGGACGCCACCGGCGTGGGCTGGGTCTATGAGTACGCGCTTGTCGATCGCACGGGTAAGAACGACCTTGGACAGCTGCGTGCGCTCAATGACTGGTTCTTGAAGTTCGAGCTGAAGACGGTGCCGGACGTGGCCGAAGTCGCCAGCATCGGCGGGATGGTGCGGCAGTACCAGGTGGTTCTGGACCCCGACCGCATGCGGGCGCTGGGCGTCACGCAGGGCGCGGTGATCGACGCCCTGGGCAAGGCCAACCAGGCCGCTGGAGGCTCTGTCGTCGAGCTGGCTGAGGCGGAGTACATGGTCCGTTCGCGCGGCTTCCTGAAGTCGCTCGACGACTTCCGCACCATTGCGCTGCCCGTCTCGGGCACGACGCCGGTGCTCCTGCGCGATGTGGCGACCGTGCAGATCGGCCCGGAGATGCGCCGCGGCATCGCCGAACTGGACGGTGAAGGCGAAGTCGTGGGCGGTGTCGTGGTCATGCGCTCGGGAAAGAACGCCAGGACCACCATCGAGGCGGTCAAGGCCAAGCTGGCTGCCTTGAAGCCGAGCCTGCCGCAGGGCGTCGAGGTGGTCGAGACCTACGACCGCTCCAAGCTCATCGACCGCGCCGTCCTGAACCTGCGCGACAAGCTCGCCGAAGAGTTCATCGTGGTAGCGCTCGTCTGCGCGGTGTTCCTGTTCCACCTGCGCTCGGCACTGGTCGCCGTCGTCACGCTGCCGGTGGGTGTGCTGACGGCGTTCATCGTGATGCACTGGCAAGGTGTCAGCGCGAACATCCTGAGCTTGTCGGGCGTGGCCATCGCGCTGGGGGCGATGGTGGACGCGTCAGTGGTGCTGGTCGAGGCGGCGCACAAGCACCTGGAGCACTTCGAAGACCAGCACCAGCGGCAACCGACGGTGTCCGAGCGCTGGGCGCTGATCGCGCAGGCCTCGGTCGAGGTCGGACCGGCGCTGTTCTTCTCGCTGCTGGTCATCACGCTGTCGTTCCTGCCGGTGTTCACGCTCGAAGCGCAGGAAGGCCGGCTGTTTGCGCCACTGGCCTTCACGAAGACCTATGCCATGGCGGCAGCAGCCGGGCTGTCGGTGACGCTGGTACCGGTCCTGATGGGCTACCTGGTCCGAGGCCGCATTCCGAGGGAGACGGCGAACCCGCTCAATCGTTTCCTCATCGCTGTCTACCGTCCCGCGCTGGAGCTGGTGCTCCGGTTCCCGAAGCTCACCCTGGCGATCGCGGCCCTGGTGCTGGCGATCACCGCGGTGCCGGTCATGCGCCTGGGCGGTGAGTTCATGCCGGCGCTCGACGAGGGCGACCTGCTGTACATGCCCTCGGCGCTGCCGGGCCTGTCGATCTCCAAGGCGTCGGAATTGCTGCAGCAGACCGACAGGCTCATCAAGACGGTGCCAGAGGTCGAGCGCGTGTTCGGCAAGGCCGGACGCGCGGACACGGCGACGGACCCCGCACCGCTGGAGATGTTCGAGACGACCATCCAGTTCAAGCCGCGCGACCAGTGGCGAGCGGGCATGACGCCGGACAAGCTGGTCGAGGAACTGGACCGCGTCGTCAAGGTGCCCGGCCTGTCCAACGTATGGGTGCCGCCCATCCGCAACCGCATCGACATGCTGGCCACGGGCATCAAGAGTCCGGTGGGCATCAAAGTCGCCGGGGCGGACCTTGCGACGATTGACCGCCTGACCGCACAGGTCGAGGCGGCGGTGAGGAGCGTGCCCGGCGTGTCTTCGGCCCTCGCCGAACGGCTGACCGGTGGCCGCTATATCGACGTGGACGTGGACCGGCCTGCCGCAGCGCGCCATGGTTTGTCCGTGGCCGATGTACAGAGCATCGTCTCGACGGCCATCGGCGGCGACAACGTCGGGGAAGTGATCCAGGGCCGCGAGCGCTACCCCATCAATGTGCGCTACCCGCGTGAGATTCGCGACTCGCTGCAGCGCCTGCGGGAGCTGCCGTTCGTCACAGAGAGGGGGGCGACGGTGCTGCTGCAGGACGTGGCGCGCATCTCCATCGAGGAAGGGCCGCCGATGCTGCGCAGCGAGAACGCTCGCCTGTCGGGCTGGGTTTACGTCGATGTTCGCGGCCGGGACCTGCGTTCGGTCGTGACCGATATGCAGGCAGCGGTGACTAAGCAAGTGGCATTGCCAGCCGGCTACGCCGTTTCCTGGTCCGGCCAGTTCGAATACCTGGAGCGCGCCACCGAGCGACTGAAGGTGGTCGTGCCCGTGACGGTGGCGGTCATCTTCGTTCTGCTGTACCTGCTGTTCCGCTCGTTCAGCGATGCGGCGATCGTGATGGCCGCGGTGCCGTTCTCGCTGGTCGGAGGCTTCTGGCTGGTCTGGGCGCTGGGGCATTCGATCTCGGTCGCGACGGCGGTCGGTTTCATCGCGCTCGCAGGTCTCGCGGCGGAGTTCGGCGTGGTGATGCTCGTCTACCTGAAGAACGCCCATGCACGTCGCCTTGCCGAAGGGCAACCGGACTCGGACGAGACGCTGCTGGCGGCCATCCGCGAGGGCGCAGTGCATCGGGTACGGCCCAAGGCGATGACAGTCGCCGTCGTGATGGCGGGCCTGGTGCCCATCCTGCTGGGGACCGGCACCGGCTCGGAGATCATGACCCGCATCGCCGCGCCGATGGTCGGAGGCATGGTCACGGCACCGCTGCTGAGCATGCTGGTAATACCGGCCGTGTGGTATTTGGTGCACCGCAAGCGCGACGCGAGGTATCACCGCTCCTCTGCGGGGAACCCGGCCACCACGGCCTCAACGCCCTGA
- a CDS encoding copper-binding protein — translation MKVHHILIAAILEAAAAQASAQGMSMPAKPAAASAPAMPLVDGEVRKLDPAAGLVVLQHGDIPNLAMPGMTMGFDVADKKMLNGLKVGDKVRFQAEMIKGKATVTELKTVK, via the coding sequence ATGAAAGTACACCACATCCTGATCGCTGCCATCCTGGAGGCGGCCGCTGCCCAGGCTTCGGCGCAAGGCATGTCAATGCCTGCGAAACCAGCGGCCGCCTCTGCTCCGGCGATGCCACTGGTCGACGGCGAGGTCCGCAAGCTCGATCCTGCGGCAGGCCTCGTCGTGCTGCAGCACGGCGACATCCCGAACCTGGCCATGCCCGGTATGACGATGGGCTTCGACGTCGCGGACAAGAAGATGCTGAATGGCCTGAAGGTGGGGGACAAGGTGCGGTTTCAGGCCGAGATGATCAAGGGCAAGGCGACCGTGACCGAGTTGAAGACGGTCAAGTAG